A genomic segment from Pleurodeles waltl isolate 20211129_DDA chromosome 9, aPleWal1.hap1.20221129, whole genome shotgun sequence encodes:
- the MAPK1IP1L gene encoding MAPK-interacting and spindle-stabilizing protein-like, which produces MTGSNFESKMSGADEFSLADALPDSSSTKPTNISNPRNDPQPQSWPGSNAWGNTPTAPPSSGTQVPAPTAPSSNAPYGPTPTGPYPAAPYPSGPAGQHPPGPAGQYPPGPAGQHPPGQYPPGPAGQHPSGPAGQHPAGQHPSGPAGQHPSGPAGQHPSGPAGQHPTAPAGQYPSGPAGQYPSGPAGQYPSGPAGQYPSGPTGQYPSGPGGQYPPGPGGQYPSAPAGPYPSAPVGPYPSAPVGPYPSAPGGAPGSYPNPAPPGPPSSYPAPSGPSSAPTMPYPTPSAPFPVPPRPFGQTDPAAPSPLGPWGTMPSGPYGSSMGGQYPAPNLPYPTTGPYSQPSGVAPAVPWGSVPPGTWGPPPPGQFSGPPGSYPAPGQYAPSGPTSNQYR; this is translated from the coding sequence tTGGCAGATGCTTTACCAGATTCTTCATCTACAAAGCCCACAAACATAAGCAACCCAAGAAATGATCCGCAGCCCCAGAGTTGGCCAGGTTCTAATGCTTGGGGAAATACACCAACTGCTCCCCCATCTTCTGGGACACAAGTgcctgcacctactgcaccatctTCAAATGCGCCATATGGACCAACCCCAACTGGCCCTTATCCTGCTGCACCATACCCTTCTGGACCGGCTGGACAACATCCCCCTGGACCGGCTGGGCAGTACCCTCCTGGACCTGCTGGACAGCATCCACCTGGACAATATCCACCTGGACCTGCTGGACAGCACCCCTCTGGACCTGCTGGACAGCACCCTGCTGGGCAGCACCCCTCTGGACCTGCTGGGCAGCACCCCTCTGGACCTGCTGGGCAGCACCCCTCTGGACCTGCTGGGCAGCACCCGACTGCTCCTGCTGGACAATACCCATCTGGTCCTGCTGGACAGTATCCGTCTGGTCCTGCTGGACAGTATCCGTCTGGTCCTGCTGGACAGTATCCGTCTGGTCCTACTGGACAATATCCTTCTGGGCCTGGCGGACAGTACCCACCAGGACCTGGTGGACAGTATCCCTCTGCACCTGCTGGTCCTTATCCTTCTGCCCCTGTTGGGCCTTATCCTTCTGCCCCTGTTGGGCCTTACCCATCAGCCCCTGGAGGCGCACCAGGATCCTATCCAAATCCTGCTCCACCTGGGCCCCCTAGTTCATATCCAGCTCCATCTGGGCCTTCTTCTGCCCCTACTATGCCATATCCTACACCGAGTGCTCCATTCCCAGTTCCTCCCAGGCCGTTTGGGCAAACAGATCCAGCTGCCCCTTCACCTCTTGGGCCATGGGGCACCATGCCATCTGGGCCATATGGGTCCTCTATGGGAGGGCAGTATCCAGCACCAAACCTGCCTTATCCAACCACAGGGCCATACTCCCAGCCATCTGGGGTTGCACCTGCAGTACCCTGgggttcagttccacctgggacatggggtcctccaccaccaggccaGTTTTCTGGTCCTCCCGGATCTTATCCAGCACCAGGGCAGTATGCTCCATCAGGCCCAACTTCAAAT